ACGGTGGCCGCCCCCGCCCACCTCGACAATCCGCCGACAGACGCCGGCCGCAAACCGAGGCTGTGGCGGCGGGCCGGTGGCCTGCACGGGGTCGCCGCGGCGTTCGTCGTGGTGGCCGCGCTGCGCTGCGCCCAGCTGGTCGCGGTGTGGGCGATGTCCCCGCCGGACTCTCCGAAGACGCTGTGGCAGCGGCTGCTGCTCTGGGACGGCGGCTGGCTGCTCGACGTCGCCGTCAACGGCTACCCGTCCGGCTACACCTACCGCGACGGTGAGATCACCGGCAACGGGTTCGCCTTCTTCCCGCTCTTCCCGCTGCTCGTGCGGGGCGGCACGGCACTGGGCCTGCCGCCGGAGGCCGCGTCCCTGTTGACGGCCCATCTCGCCGCGCTGGCCGCCGGGGTGCTGGTCTACCTGCTCGGCGTCAGCCTGTGGTCGCGCCGCGTCGGGTACGCCCTGGTCGTGCTCGTCTGCGCGCAGCCGATGGCCGTCGTGCTCGGCATGGGCTACACCGAGTCGCTGTTCCTGGCCCTGGTGGCGGGCGCGCTGCTGGCCGCGCAGGAACGGGTGTGGTGGGCGGCGGGCCTGGCCGGGCTCGGCGCGGCGCTGACCCGGCCCACCGGCGCCGGCGTCGGCGTGGCGCTGGCCGTCGCCGTGCTGCTGCTGTGGTGGCGGTCCCGCCGGGGCGAGGTCACGCTGCGGCGGTACGAGCTGCCGCAGGCCGTCGCGGCGGCCGGGCTCGCGCTGGCCGGGGTGCCGCTGTTCCTGGCGTGGGTCGGCCTGCGCGTCGGCGAGTGGGACGCCTGGTTCACGGTGCAGACCAAGGGCTGGGGCACCACGTTCGACTTCGGCAAGGGCGTGCTGGACTTCATCGCCTCGGCCGTGCTCGGCGGGGAGGGCGTCGTCGAGATCGTCACCGTGCTGCTCATCGTGGTCGCCCTGCTGCTGGCGGTGTACGCGGCCGGCGAGCGCGTCTGGCCGCCGCTGCTGGTGTACGGGCTGATCGCGCTGGTGCTGGTGCTGGGGCAGGCCGGCTACTGGCACTCCAAGCCCCGGCTGCTGGTGCCGGTGCTGCTGCTGTGCTGCGTGCCACTGGCCCGGGGACTGGCCCGGGTGTCGACGGGAACGTCGGTGGTGTTGCTCATGATGTGGAGCGCGTTCGGCCTCTGGTTCGGCGCGCACATGATCACGGTGTGGCCGTACACGATCTGAACGGCCGGAGCGGAGAGGTGGCGTCATGCCGGAGTTGCCCGAGGTCGAGACCGTGCGCAGCGGCCTGGCGCGCTGGGTGGTGGGCCGCACCATCGGCGCGGTCGAGGTGCGCCACCCCCGCGCGATCCGCCGCCACCCCGGCGGCGCGCAGGACTTCGCCGACGCGCTGACCGGCCGCACCATCACCGAGGCCCGCCGCCGCGGCAAGTACCTGTGGCTCCCGCTGGACAGCGGCGACGCGGTCGTCGGCCACCTCGGCATGTCCGGCCAGCTGCTCGTGCAGCCCGCCACCGCGGCCGAGGAGAAGCACCTGCACATCCGCTTCGACTTCACCGACGGCGGCCCCCAGCTGCGCTTCGTCGACCAGCGCACCTTCGGCGGCCTCGCCGTGTCGCCCGGCGGCGCGACCCTGCCCGCCGAGATCGCCCACATCGCCCTCGACCCGCTCGACCCCGCCTTCGTCGAGAAGGACTTCCTGGCCGCCCTGCGCCGCCGCCGCACCGCCGTCAAACGCGCCCTCCTCGACCAGTCCCTGATCTCCGGCGTGGGCAACATCTACGCCGACGAGGCCCTCTGGCGCGCCAAACTCCACGGCGAACGCCCCAGCGACGAACTGACCGCCCCCGCCGCCAAACGCCTGCTCACCCACGTACGCGACGTCCTGTCCGAGGCCATCGCCGTCGGCGGCACCACCTTCGACGCCCTCTACGTCAACGTCAACGGCGAATCCGGCTACTTCGACCGCTCCCTCAACGCCTACGGCCGCGAAGGCGAGCCATGCTCCCGCTGCGGCTCCCCGATCCGCCGCGAAAGCTTCATGAACCGCAGCTCCTTCTCCTGCCCCCGCTGCCAACCCCGCCCCCGCCCCATAACCCCGTAACCCCGCCACCGTTACCGCCGCCACCCCGCGGGGACCCACCCTCTACCGCGCCGATCTTGCGCGAACTGTGGGTACGACACGCTCATTCCGCCCAAAAGGGCAACACTTCGCGCAAGATCGACGCGATCATGGGCGGCCGTGAGGGTGGGCGGCTGGCTTGATCGCGAGTTTGTGTCACAAGGTGTGGTCTGGCCACAGGTTCTGACACGAGACGGCGATCTTCGCCGTGCCGCAGCGCGGGAGGGTGACCCGGGAGCGTGGGTCGGCTGGTCAGGGGCGGCCGTAGGCGGGGCCGTCGGGGACCTTGAGGTCGGCGTCGTCGTGGGTGGTGTCGAGGAGGCCGACGGGGAGGGAGAGGTCGTGGGCCTGGTCGACGAGGTGGTCGACGACGCTGCGGGGGGCGCCGGCCAGCAGGTCCAGGGCGGCGGCGTCGAAGCCTTTGTCGCGGCACAGGCGCAGGCGATCGGTGAGGATCGGGGTGACCTGCTCCCGCAGCCGCGCCTCGGGGGCGTCCCAGCGGACCAGGCCGTCGGGGCGGGTCAGGTCGGCGGGGAAGCGGGCGGCGTCCGGCCGACCGCGCCGCACCTCGCCCAGCGGCAGGTAGCAGACCGCGCGGCGGCGTTCGGCGTGCAGGTCCTCGACCAGGGACGCGTCGGTGGTGAAGCCGTCCAGGACGAACACGTCGGCGGCGGTGACCTGCGGGGGTGCGGTCAGCGCCCACTGCCACCGCAGGCTGTCGGGTACGGCGGGCCGGGCCGGCGCCTCGTACCAGTGGGCGGGCCGGGTGGGGGCGGCACAGGCGACGCAGGCCAGCACGACGACCGCGCTGACCGGCACCCGGACGCCCGCGACCTGCACGGCCGCTACACCGAGACCGGCACGACCGCGGGCGCGCCGTGGATGGACGCCTCGTGCACGGCGAGGCCGAACCGGGCGCCCCGGCCCCGCATCAGCTCGTGGCAGGCGGCGATCTGGTCCAGCGGCACGGAGTGCACGAGGTGCGCGTCGCCGGGGCGTACCCCCTCCGGGGTGCCGTGGCGGTACTGCTCCCAGGGGCCCTCGTACGTGCACAGCACCGCGCCCAGCCCGCGGTAGATCGAGTCGGTGGGCCGCCCGGGGTTGACCAGCAGCGTGTCGAAGCCGATCCGGCGGGCGGCGCGGACCGCGACGGCGACCGGGCCGACGGAGTACGGGCTGGTCGGCGCCTGGTCGAAGAAGACGCCCCGGACCGGGTAGCCGGCCCAGCGGCCCAACTCTGCCCGCACCTGCTCGGTCGGACGCGCGCCGAAGGCGAGGTCGACGTAGCCCAGCAGGCCCGCCCCGGCGCGCACGAGCCGGGTGGTGGCCGCCGTCCAGGTCGGGTCGAGCCCGGTCCCGGGGCCGGCGTCGATGTTCAGCAGCACGGTCACGCCGACACCGGCGGCCTCGACCGCGGCCCACAGCTCCGGCTGCAGGTGCGGATGTGCGGTGAGTGGCAGCAGGGGGGTCACGCCCGTACAACGATCGAGGTCGGGCCGCCGCGACTGCCCGCGGGCGACTGTCGGCTAGCCGACCGAGCGGCTCCGGCCTCATTCCCGGCCGAACTCCTGCGTCCAGTAGGTGGTGCGCCCCTGGTAGGCCAGGCCGACCCCGGTGGCGCGCGCGTCGCAGTCGAGGATGTTGTTGCGGTGGCCGGTGCTGGCCATCCAGCCGTCGACCACGGACTGCGCGGTGGGGTAGCCGTAGGCGATGTTCTCGCCGGCCGCCTCGCGCCGCGGGTAGCCGGCGGCCGCGAGCCGGTCCACGAAGCTGCTGCCGTTGCGGCCGGTATGGCTGAAGTAGTCGTGCTCGGCCATGTCCGCGCTGTGCCGGCGCGCGGCCGTGCGCATCCGCTCGTCGGTGCGCACCCGGGAGCAGCCCGCCCGGTCCCGCTCCCGGTTGATCAGGGCTGTGACCTGGTCTTCCAGCTCGGTGACGCGAGAGTTCTCCAGGGTGGGCAGGGGCGACGGCCGGGCGGGCGTCGATGAGGCGGCTGGGCGCGGCGCGGGCGGTGGGGTGGTCCGATCGGCGGCAGGGCGGCTCGGGGCAGGCAGCGGCACCGCGCTGCCGACGGGTGCCGTCACCGCCGTGGGCGACGGGGCCGGTGTGGTCGACGGCACACCACCGGGCTCACCCGAAACGGTGACGCCGGGTGTGGTGACCGGGTGACCCGGACCGGTGCCGGTGACGCCGCCCGGGGCGGTGAGTCCGGAGGAGCCCGCCGGGGCGGCGTCGAGCGCGGGGCCCACCGCCATCGCGCCGCCGACCAGCATGGACAGCATCGCCGCGGAGGCCGTGAGCGCGGGCCACATCCGCAGCGGAGCACGATGCCGGCCGGTGTGCCGGCGACGAGGTGCCACGCGCCGACGCTAGCAGCCGGGGCGGTTTGTCGCCTCCCGACACCTTCTGTGACCTGTGAGGCAGGGCAACTTGACGCCACCGGCGGATCGGCGGAATATGGATACGTCGCCAGTCGCGCCCGACCGCGCTCGCCAGCATTATCCGGAGCAACATGCCGGATGCCAACGGGCCGGGAGCGCGAATATAACTGGGCGCGCGTTTGGCCGGCGAACCGGCAGCGCTTCACAAGGAGACGATATGGCGAAGGCCCTCTATGGCCACGTCACGGCAGCGCCCGACCGGCGCCTGCTGGACGAGGTCACCCGGTTGCGTGCCACGGTGCGGGCACTGGAGTTCGAGGTAACCCGGTTGCGTGCGGAGAACGATCGCCTGGCGGCTGCCGCTGCCGAGGCGGACGACTTCTTCCGCATCGCCGAGCCGGCCCTTACCTGAACAATCCCCGCGTGAGCGGGACGTGGCCGACCGCCGTACAGGGCGAGTCGCCACGGTGCACCAGTCCTTATGCGCGCCTCCACTCCTGTGGCGGCGCGCTTCTTTAATGCCCGTGGCGCCCGCTCGCCGGAGCGCGCGGAGGGCATGGATCGTTGTCCGCCGGGGCGCATGACGGCGCGGGCGGCGGGGCATAGAACAGCCGCCGGTGGCAGCGTCCCCCGAAAAGACGACCTCTCCTCCGGGTACCCTGCAGCTTTGACCCGATAGCATGTGCCACCCGCCGCCCGGCGGGACGCCCTTTGAACGATTTCGGAGCGCTGTGCACCTCAAGAGCCTGACGGTGAAGGGCTTCAAGTCCTTCGCCTCCGCGACGACGCTGCGGCTGGAGCCGGGCATCACCTGTGTGGTGGGCCCGAACGGCTCCGGCAAGTCCAACGTGGTGGACGCGATCTCCTGGGTGCTCGGCGAGCAGGGCGCCAAGGCGCTGCGCGGCGGCAAGATGGAGGACGTGATCTTCGCCGGCACGTCCGGCCGCCAGCCGCTGGGCCGGGCCGAGGTCACCCTCACCATCGACAACACCGACGGCGCGCTGCCGATCGACTACACCGAGGTCTCGATCACCCGCCGCATGTTCCGCGACGGCGCGAGCGAGTACGAGATCAACGGTGACGCCTGCCGCCTGATGGACGTCCAGGAGCTGCTGTCCGACTCCGGCATCGGCCGGGAGATGCACGTCATCGTCGGCCAGGGCCGGCTCGACAGCGTGCTGCACGCCCGCCCGGAGGACCGGCGCTCGTTCATCGAGGAGGCCGCGGGCGTCCTCAAGCACCGCAAGCGCAAGGAGAAGGCGCTCCGCAAGCTCGACGCGATGCAGGCCAACCTGAACCGCGTCAACGACCTCACCGACGAGCTGCGCCGCCAGCTCAAGCCGCTGGGCCGGCAGGCCGAGGTGGCCCGGCGCGCCGCGACCATCCAGGCCGACCTGCGCGACGCGCGACTGCGCCTGCTCGCCGACGACCTGTTCACGCTGCGCGCCACGCTGGACAAGGAGATCGCCGACGAGGCGGCCCTGCGCACCCGGCGCGAACTGGTCGAGGAGGAGTACGAGCAGGTCCAGCTGCGGCTGGCCACGCTGGAGGCGGAGCACGCCGCCGACGCGCCCGCGCTGACCCAGGCCCAGGACGTCTGGTATCAGCTGTCCGCGCTGCAGGAGCGCTTCCGCTCCACCGCACAGCTCGCCTCCGAGCGGCACCGGCACCTGTCCGCCCCCACCGAGGAGGAGCGGCCGGGCCGCGACCCCGAGCGGCTGGAGGCCGAGGCCGAGGCGGTACGCGAGCAGGAGGAGTCGCTGCGCGAGGCGCTGGCCGAGGACCAGGTGCGCCTGGCCGAGGCCGTCGAGCGCCGCCAGGAGCTGGAGCGCCAGCTCGCCGCCGCCGAGCGGGCGCTGGTCGCCGCAGTGAAGGCGATCGCCGACCGGCGCGAGGGCATGGCCAAGCTCAGCGGGCAGGTCAGCGCCGCTC
The Catellatospora sp. IY07-71 DNA segment above includes these coding regions:
- the mutM gene encoding bifunctional DNA-formamidopyrimidine glycosylase/DNA-(apurinic or apyrimidinic site) lyase — its product is MPELPEVETVRSGLARWVVGRTIGAVEVRHPRAIRRHPGGAQDFADALTGRTITEARRRGKYLWLPLDSGDAVVGHLGMSGQLLVQPATAAEEKHLHIRFDFTDGGPQLRFVDQRTFGGLAVSPGGATLPAEIAHIALDPLDPAFVEKDFLAALRRRRTAVKRALLDQSLISGVGNIYADEALWRAKLHGERPSDELTAPAAKRLLTHVRDVLSEAIAVGGTTFDALYVNVNGESGYFDRSLNAYGREGEPCSRCGSPIRRESFMNRSSFSCPRCQPRPRPITP
- a CDS encoding endo alpha-1,4 polygalactosaminidase; translation: MQVAGVRVPVSAVVVLACVACAAPTRPAHWYEAPARPAVPDSLRWQWALTAPPQVTAADVFVLDGFTTDASLVEDLHAERRRAVCYLPLGEVRRGRPDAARFPADLTRPDGLVRWDAPEARLREQVTPILTDRLRLCRDKGFDAAALDLLAGAPRSVVDHLVDQAHDLSLPVGLLDTTHDDADLKVPDGPAYGRP
- a CDS encoding spherulation-specific family 4 protein, yielding MTPLLPLTAHPHLQPELWAAVEAAGVGVTVLLNIDAGPGTGLDPTWTAATTRLVRAGAGLLGYVDLAFGARPTEQVRAELGRWAGYPVRGVFFDQAPTSPYSVGPVAVAVRAARRIGFDTLLVNPGRPTDSIYRGLGAVLCTYEGPWEQYRHGTPEGVRPGDAHLVHSVPLDQIAACHELMRGRGARFGLAVHEASIHGAPAVVPVSV
- a CDS encoding CAP domain-containing protein yields the protein MAPRRRHTGRHRAPLRMWPALTASAAMLSMLVGGAMAVGPALDAAPAGSSGLTAPGGVTGTGPGHPVTTPGVTVSGEPGGVPSTTPAPSPTAVTAPVGSAVPLPAPSRPAADRTTPPPAPRPAASSTPARPSPLPTLENSRVTELEDQVTALINRERDRAGCSRVRTDERMRTAARRHSADMAEHDYFSHTGRNGSSFVDRLAAAGYPRREAAGENIAYGYPTAQSVVDGWMASTGHRNNILDCDARATGVGLAYQGRTTYWTQEFGRE